A region from the Arthrobacter sp. zg-Y820 genome encodes:
- a CDS encoding T3SS effector HopA1 family protein, whose amino-acid sequence MNNNELLDPAVRGVLDMYRIAPRNEEAVALYGDEVVASSGSISGLAGPLSEHIYRTHHSGMDEIDDKLTKEGMSDPVLEKELQAATSGYSFRQRIRVSDRRGKSVIVVINGVRVLLEPERFEVLQGTDEVIVDVPSLRPFVSPGFIYYRSPASDNLRVGTRVYMSLGDASLGPEVWAAVQRYTPEISAAFHAKIASSRVLYPRRDAVVIYLPISVGHEELVYLASKFSGSSLSLGTTSALICKLAPGIGYAHEPYDPALLGSRTSFGQHRSGLLAKAVILTHKNQGRSEDVADIFRGANVDPRAIYMNVQ is encoded by the coding sequence ATGAATAACAATGAGCTCTTGGATCCGGCTGTTCGAGGTGTGCTAGATATGTATAGAATCGCACCGCGTAATGAAGAAGCTGTTGCTCTATACGGCGATGAGGTAGTTGCGTCGTCTGGATCTATAAGCGGCCTTGCCGGCCCTCTTTCTGAGCATATTTATAGGACGCACCATAGCGGGATGGATGAGATCGATGACAAGCTCACGAAGGAGGGGATGTCGGATCCTGTATTGGAAAAAGAGCTTCAAGCTGCGACTTCAGGGTACAGCTTTCGCCAACGAATTCGGGTAAGCGATCGAAGAGGAAAATCTGTAATCGTTGTGATCAACGGCGTACGGGTTTTGCTCGAACCAGAGCGCTTCGAGGTATTACAAGGGACCGATGAAGTTATAGTAGATGTCCCCTCGCTGCGCCCTTTTGTCTCGCCTGGCTTCATTTATTATCGCTCTCCCGCCTCTGACAATCTCAGAGTCGGCACCCGCGTTTATATGAGTCTCGGTGACGCGTCGTTAGGGCCGGAAGTCTGGGCTGCGGTTCAGCGGTACACCCCGGAGATCAGTGCGGCGTTTCATGCGAAAATTGCATCGTCCAGGGTGCTATACCCTCGCCGCGATGCGGTAGTCATCTATCTACCAATTTCTGTGGGGCATGAAGAGCTTGTATATCTTGCAAGCAAATTTTCAGGCTCTTCACTGTCCTTGGGCACCACCTCCGCGCTGATTTGTAAACTCGCACCTGGGATTGGTTATGCGCACGAACCATATGACCCCGCACTCCTCGGATCAAGAACCAGTTTTGGACAACACAGAAGCGGCCTTCTTGCTAAAGCGGTGATACTCACACACAAGAATCAGGGACGTTCAGAAGACGTCGCCGACATTTTCCGGGGAGCAAATGTGGACCCGAGGGCAATCTATATGAATGTTCAATGA
- a CDS encoding phosphotransferase yields the protein MDVLTRLLGDAVYEHTSDNSFFGRNHNAVLRTESQRIIFAKQLRDVPGADARFIACKDADHLFRQLEVGSVSTPELIAEDAETRVLVYEYVDGRSLPLALRVDEYDTDLWTEMGKSLGGIHGSDGSMAPPPNASSAPGKTVVELLDALDFDSFWNLSGAEIEIWAILHSQRATLCQVSTRLDPSRRRPIHGDLRLDQFLLDRSGKLWICDWDEFNAGDPAQDLGMLCGDVFLAFLNQGIQDLGAISVENGSDGSELIRACLGSSAAKARTAITNVSGAYFASTSGAGIVDDTFYVRSGWFVVWHMIERVLARASLRAYCTAIDKAILGIAVAMAVSPGSSMKSIGLDHE from the coding sequence GTGGATGTGCTCACTCGTCTACTGGGCGATGCTGTTTACGAGCACACTAGCGATAACAGCTTTTTCGGACGGAATCACAATGCCGTTCTTAGGACAGAGAGTCAGCGAATTATTTTCGCTAAACAGCTCAGAGATGTTCCTGGTGCAGATGCCCGTTTTATAGCTTGTAAGGACGCCGACCATCTATTCCGACAATTAGAAGTCGGTTCTGTCTCTACGCCAGAACTGATCGCAGAGGACGCCGAGACACGTGTACTGGTCTACGAGTATGTTGATGGTCGATCGCTTCCGCTGGCGTTGAGGGTAGATGAGTATGATACCGACTTGTGGACCGAGATGGGAAAGAGCCTAGGCGGAATACACGGAAGCGATGGGTCCATGGCTCCTCCACCAAACGCATCGAGTGCGCCAGGAAAAACAGTTGTGGAGCTTCTCGACGCGTTGGACTTCGACTCCTTCTGGAACCTATCTGGTGCTGAAATTGAAATCTGGGCGATACTTCATTCGCAGAGAGCGACTTTGTGCCAGGTTTCAACAAGACTCGACCCGTCCCGACGTAGACCAATACATGGCGATCTCCGCCTAGACCAGTTCCTATTGGACCGAAGTGGGAAACTGTGGATCTGTGACTGGGATGAGTTTAATGCTGGTGACCCGGCACAGGATCTAGGCATGCTCTGTGGGGACGTATTCCTCGCGTTCCTAAATCAGGGTATTCAAGATCTGGGAGCCATATCGGTAGAGAATGGTAGCGATGGGTCTGAGCTTATTAGAGCCTGCCTAGGGTCGTCAGCGGCGAAGGCTCGTACTGCGATTACAAATGTTTCCGGGGCATACTTTGCGTCGACAAGTGGGGCCGGCATCGTTGACGATACGTTTTATGTACGTAGTGGATGGTTTGTTGTCTGGCATATGATCGAGCGGGTTTTAGCGCGAGCTTCACTCCGCGCTTATTGCACTGCGATAGATAAGGCGATATTGGGGATAGCTGTAGCCATGGCAGTGTCGCCTGGTAGTTCCATGAAATCGATAGGCCTCGATCATGAATAA
- a CDS encoding ABC transporter ATP-binding protein has product MQPVLEINELIVGYDESPVCGPISAKIELGTSIGFIGSNGAGKSSVARTIVGLQRALGGRILFLGQRLDERSPEFRRLVSMVFDEDTFFPWLTVGEHLNLIATGHHVDKSQVARELEFFGLENHANAFPHTLSSGQRRRLLLAAAFIRPAALLVLDEPEQRLDPGMRDRLAKRVRENIDHGQAAIIITHDATLLEDTVDACIFIDTQVRYLTPREGAEAIAA; this is encoded by the coding sequence ATGCAGCCAGTCCTTGAGATAAATGAGCTCATAGTGGGCTATGATGAGTCACCCGTATGTGGTCCTATTAGTGCCAAGATAGAACTCGGGACATCTATTGGGTTTATCGGCAGCAACGGTGCAGGCAAATCTTCAGTTGCGAGGACAATAGTTGGACTACAACGAGCACTAGGGGGGCGTATACTATTCCTCGGTCAGCGACTGGATGAACGCTCGCCCGAGTTTCGGCGCCTAGTTTCCATGGTTTTTGATGAAGATACTTTTTTCCCTTGGCTAACAGTCGGTGAGCACCTAAACCTGATCGCTACAGGCCATCATGTTGATAAATCACAGGTCGCGCGAGAACTTGAGTTTTTTGGTCTGGAAAATCATGCAAATGCGTTTCCTCATACCCTATCTTCTGGTCAGCGTCGCCGATTACTTCTGGCGGCCGCGTTTATCAGGCCGGCAGCATTGCTAGTACTAGACGAACCAGAGCAACGTCTAGATCCAGGTATGCGCGACCGGCTGGCAAAGCGAGTCCGAGAAAATATCGATCACGGCCAAGCCGCAATTATTATTACCCATGACGCCACCCTCCTTGAAGATACAGTCGACGCGTGCATTTTCATTGATACCCAAGTCCGTTATTTGACTCCAAGAGAGGGCGCTGAAGCAATTGCTGCGTAG